The following proteins are encoded in a genomic region of Rhodocyclaceae bacterium:
- the tcuA gene encoding FAD-dependent tricarballylate dehydrogenase TcuA produces the protein MEQLESVDVVVVGTGNAASCAALAAREAGATVAMLDACGEEDRGGNTAYAGGQMRTVFHGAEDITKVVADLTADELATTDFGTYTAADFFDDMASVTGYRCHPELTEFVIDNSLATLVWLRGKGVRFEAAFGRQSSKVNGRMQFWGNLPCIVWGGGAGLIEALHARAAKEGVRTYYRTPAIALQRDGSRVTGVTVMHGGVQKTVRAKAVVLACGGFEANAEMRSRYLGPNWDLAKVRGTRFNTGAGLRMALDIGARAYGHWSCAHSSFWELNAPEYGDPVVKGAYQKHSYPFGVVVNARGERFVDEGADFQTVTYARYGREVLAQPGLFAWQVFDQRAIPLLRETYRIRQVTKVQGATLPELASKMEGVDAQAFLQTMEAYNRAAPDDESPLVASIKDGLSTRGLALPKSNWARRIDKGPFEAYAVTAGITFTFGGLKISTRAEVEDDAGDPIPGLFTAGEMVGGLFYGNYPSGTGLTCGAVFGRTAGTGAAAFARR, from the coding sequence ATGGAACAGCTTGAATCGGTGGATGTCGTGGTCGTCGGCACGGGCAATGCGGCTTCATGCGCGGCGCTGGCTGCACGCGAGGCCGGTGCTACGGTCGCAATGCTCGATGCCTGTGGCGAGGAAGACCGTGGCGGCAACACGGCTTATGCAGGTGGCCAGATGCGCACCGTGTTCCACGGCGCCGAAGACATCACGAAAGTGGTGGCCGACCTGACCGCGGATGAACTGGCGACGACCGATTTCGGCACTTACACCGCGGCCGACTTCTTCGACGACATGGCGAGCGTCACCGGCTACCGTTGCCATCCCGAACTGACTGAATTCGTGATCGACAACAGCCTCGCTACCCTCGTGTGGCTGCGCGGAAAGGGCGTCCGCTTCGAAGCGGCGTTCGGCCGGCAGTCGTCGAAGGTGAACGGGCGGATGCAGTTCTGGGGCAACCTGCCGTGCATCGTCTGGGGCGGCGGCGCCGGGCTGATCGAAGCGCTGCATGCCCGCGCAGCGAAGGAAGGGGTGCGTACGTACTACCGCACGCCGGCGATCGCGCTGCAGCGCGACGGCAGCCGCGTGACCGGCGTCACGGTGATGCATGGCGGCGTGCAGAAGACGGTGCGGGCGAAGGCGGTGGTACTCGCCTGTGGCGGCTTCGAGGCGAATGCCGAGATGCGCAGCCGCTACCTCGGCCCCAACTGGGACCTCGCGAAGGTGCGCGGCACCCGCTTCAACACCGGCGCCGGGTTGCGCATGGCGCTCGACATCGGCGCGCGTGCCTATGGCCACTGGTCCTGTGCGCATTCGAGCTTCTGGGAGCTCAACGCGCCGGAGTATGGCGACCCGGTCGTCAAGGGCGCCTACCAGAAGCACAGTTATCCGTTCGGCGTCGTGGTCAATGCGCGCGGCGAGCGGTTCGTCGATGAAGGTGCCGACTTCCAGACCGTGACCTATGCGCGCTACGGCCGGGAAGTGCTGGCCCAGCCGGGGCTGTTCGCCTGGCAGGTGTTCGACCAGCGCGCGATACCGCTGCTGCGCGAGACCTACCGCATCCGCCAGGTGACGAAGGTCCAGGGGGCCACGCTGCCGGAACTCGCCTCGAAGATGGAAGGCGTCGATGCGCAGGCTTTCCTGCAGACGATGGAAGCCTACAACCGCGCGGCACCCGACGACGAGTCGCCGCTGGTCGCGAGCATCAAGGATGGTCTGTCGACGCGCGGCCTGGCGCTGCCGAAGTCGAACTGGGCACGCAGGATAGACAAGGGACCGTTCGAGGCCTACGCGGTGACCGCCGGCATCACCTTCACGTTCGGTGGCCTGAAGATCAGTACCCGTGCGGAGGTCGAGGACGACGCCGGCGATCCGATCCCCGGACTGTTCACGGCCGGCGAGATGGTCGGCGGCCTGTTCTACGGCAATTATCCGAGCGGCACCGGGTTGACCTGCGGCGCCGTATTCGGCCGTACCGCCGGCACCGGCGCCGCGGCGTTCGCGCGCCGATGA
- a CDS encoding tripartite tricarboxylate transporter substrate binding protein has protein sequence MQPMSRNVPSWLAAAVLLPPPCGLTLYGAAVHAAEAWPQRAVRLLVPVAPGGASDFTARLVGQKLSESFGQNVVIDNRAGAAGIIATEIVARATPDGHTFLVSSNTTHGIGPVLYRKLPYDAMKDFTHVGLVATIPTVMVIHPSVPATTVREFVALARAKPDGFSFASSGGGSSSRLLGELFKTSTGAPLTHVPYKGSGLATVDLTAGSVHVMFDGLPSHAASIRAGRLRVLAVLWPKRVAVLPDVPTMAEAGYPAVEGALWYGLSGPAGLPQPVVDRLSRELRRIAALDDVVARLASVGAFPSPMGPAEYTQFIRVENARWGPVVRASGATAD, from the coding sequence ATGCAACCGATGTCTCGAAACGTGCCGTCATGGCTGGCCGCAGCGGTCTTGCTGCCGCCGCCCTGCGGGCTGACGCTGTACGGCGCGGCGGTGCACGCGGCCGAGGCCTGGCCGCAGCGGGCCGTGCGGTTGCTGGTCCCCGTCGCACCGGGCGGCGCCTCCGACTTCACCGCGCGGCTGGTGGGACAGAAGCTGTCGGAATCGTTCGGGCAGAATGTCGTCATCGACAACCGCGCTGGCGCCGCCGGCATCATCGCGACCGAGATCGTCGCGCGCGCCACGCCGGACGGGCACACCTTCCTGGTATCGTCGAACACCACGCACGGCATCGGGCCGGTGCTCTACCGCAAGCTGCCGTACGACGCGATGAAGGACTTCACCCATGTCGGCCTGGTCGCCACGATCCCGACGGTGATGGTGATCCATCCGTCGGTCCCGGCGACGACCGTGCGCGAGTTCGTCGCGCTGGCCAGGGCGAAGCCGGACGGCTTTTCGTTCGCGTCCTCCGGCGGGGGCAGCAGTTCGCGCCTGCTGGGCGAACTGTTCAAGACCAGCACCGGGGCACCGCTGACCCATGTCCCGTACAAGGGCAGCGGCCTCGCGACGGTCGACCTCACCGCCGGCAGCGTGCATGTGATGTTCGACGGCCTGCCGTCGCACGCCGCGAGCATCCGCGCAGGCAGGCTGCGGGTGCTCGCGGTGCTCTGGCCGAAACGCGTCGCCGTGCTGCCCGACGTGCCGACGATGGCGGAAGCAGGCTACCCCGCGGTCGAGGGTGCGCTCTGGTACGGCCTTTCCGGGCCGGCGGGGCTGCCGCAGCCGGTGGTGGACCGGTTGAGCCGCGAACTTCGACGAATCGCGGCGCTGGATGACGTGGTGGCCCGCCTCGCCAGCGTCGGCGCATTTCCTTCGCCGATGGGGCCGGCGGAGTACACGCAGTTCATCCGCGTCGAGAACGCGCGCTGGGGCCCGGTGGTGCGTGCCTCCGGTGCAACGGCGGATTGA
- the tcuA gene encoding FAD-dependent tricarballylate dehydrogenase TcuA has translation MSFDVIVVGAGNAAMAAALSAAESGARVVVLEAAPVEHAGGNTRYAAGQLRTTFDGANDLSSLVPELSPEEAARCDFGTYGRADYLEDIGRLTGYRCDPDLAETIVDNSLSTLQWMRTIGARFQLSYRRQSVKVGDRIRFWGGLPIELWGGGAGLVEAYHSSAAKRGIEIRHEAIAHSLVLDGRRAVGVEGWWRGQPMRVAGRSVVLACGGFEANTEKRARYLGPGWDLAKVRGTAFNTGAGLDMAMAAGARPHGHWTGAHGSCWDMNAPETGDLVVGDGYQKYSYPMGITVNLAGERFFDEGADMQSYTYSRLGKAILKQPNMVAWQVFDQRHVPLLLDEYRIRRITKVRADTIEQLAEKIEGIDRARFVQTVREFNASVAHLDGTIDLSQKDGKSTRGLPLPKSNWAQPLDQGPFEAYGVTTGITFTFGGLRISPDARVLDAGLQPIPGLYAAGEIVGGIFYDGYPGGTGLVSGAVFGRRAGKGAADPAQ, from the coding sequence ATGTCGTTCGACGTCATTGTCGTCGGGGCCGGCAACGCCGCGATGGCCGCCGCGCTGTCGGCTGCCGAGTCCGGCGCCCGGGTGGTCGTGCTCGAGGCGGCACCGGTCGAGCATGCGGGTGGCAACACGCGCTACGCGGCCGGGCAGCTGCGCACCACCTTCGACGGCGCCAACGACCTGTCCTCGCTGGTTCCGGAGCTCTCGCCGGAGGAAGCGGCGCGCTGCGATTTCGGCACCTACGGCCGCGCGGACTACCTCGAGGACATCGGCCGGCTGACGGGCTATCGCTGCGATCCCGACCTGGCCGAGACCATCGTCGACAACAGCCTGAGCACGCTGCAATGGATGCGCACCATCGGTGCTCGCTTCCAGTTGAGCTACCGCCGGCAGTCGGTGAAGGTCGGCGACCGCATCCGCTTCTGGGGCGGGCTGCCGATCGAGCTGTGGGGCGGCGGCGCCGGGCTGGTCGAGGCCTACCACTCATCCGCCGCGAAGCGCGGCATCGAGATCCGCCACGAGGCGATCGCCCATTCGCTGGTGCTCGATGGCCGGCGTGCGGTCGGCGTCGAAGGCTGGTGGCGCGGGCAGCCGATGCGGGTCGCCGGACGCTCGGTGGTGCTCGCGTGCGGCGGATTCGAGGCGAACACCGAGAAGCGGGCGCGCTACCTCGGGCCGGGCTGGGACCTTGCCAAGGTGCGCGGCACCGCGTTCAACACGGGCGCCGGCCTCGACATGGCGATGGCCGCCGGTGCACGGCCGCACGGGCACTGGACCGGTGCCCACGGCAGCTGCTGGGACATGAACGCGCCGGAGACCGGCGACCTGGTCGTCGGCGACGGCTACCAGAAGTACAGCTACCCGATGGGCATCACGGTGAACCTCGCCGGCGAGCGCTTCTTCGACGAAGGCGCGGACATGCAGAGCTACACCTACTCGCGGCTGGGCAAGGCCATCCTGAAGCAGCCGAACATGGTCGCCTGGCAGGTGTTCGACCAGCGGCATGTGCCGCTGCTGCTCGACGAATACCGGATCCGTCGCATCACGAAGGTGCGTGCAGACACGATCGAGCAGCTGGCGGAGAAGATCGAGGGCATCGACCGCGCGCGCTTCGTGCAGACGGTGCGCGAGTTCAACGCTTCGGTTGCGCATCTGGACGGCACCATCGACCTGTCGCAGAAGGACGGCAAGTCGACCCGCGGACTGCCGCTGCCGAAGTCGAACTGGGCGCAGCCGCTCGACCAGGGTCCGTTCGAAGCCTACGGCGTCACCACCGGCATCACGTTCACCTTCGGCGGCCTGCGCATCTCGCCCGATGCGCGCGTGCTGGATGCCGGGCTGCAGCCGATACCCGGTCTCTACGCGGCCGGCGAGATCGTCGGCGGCATCTTCTACGATGGTTATCCCGGCGGAACCGGGCTGGTGTCGGGGGCGGTGTTCGGCCGTCGTGCCGGGAAGGGCGCTGCGGATCCTGCGCAGTAG
- a CDS encoding tripartite tricarboxylate transporter substrate binding protein, whose product MRTAAVPEKSAAQSARSAGLAVIAATCTLPALLLVATGVPAQQTFPAKSMRLVVGVTPGGAADFTARVLSQQVQDALGQSMLVDNRPGAGGTLASETVARSAPDGYTLLLSSSSTHGVAPALYSKLPWDALKDFTHVALVNTIPGVMALHQAVPAKTVKEFVALAQAKPGGYLFASSGNGSAPHVMAELFKLRTKTELGHVPYKGSGPAVVDLGAGAVQAMFDGLPSLLPQIKLGRIRAIAAMSGQRSTVMPEIPTMAESGYPGIEGGLWYGVSGPAKIDPAVVEVLAREVMRAAASAETRERFTSVGAFSTPLGPKEYTAFIARELAKWGEVIRASGARID is encoded by the coding sequence ATGCGCACTGCCGCCGTACCCGAGAAGTCCGCAGCGCAGTCCGCCCGGTCCGCCGGGTTGGCGGTGATCGCCGCGACATGCACGCTGCCGGCCCTGCTGCTGGTCGCGACCGGCGTCCCCGCCCAGCAGACATTCCCTGCCAAGTCGATGCGCCTGGTGGTCGGGGTCACGCCTGGCGGCGCGGCCGACTTCACGGCGCGCGTCCTCTCGCAGCAGGTGCAGGATGCGCTCGGGCAGAGCATGCTCGTCGACAACCGTCCGGGTGCTGGCGGCACGCTCGCATCGGAGACCGTTGCACGATCGGCGCCCGACGGCTACACGCTGCTGCTGTCGTCCAGCAGCACCCATGGCGTCGCACCTGCGCTCTACAGCAAGCTGCCCTGGGACGCGCTCAAGGACTTCACGCACGTGGCGCTGGTCAACACCATCCCGGGCGTGATGGCATTGCACCAGGCCGTGCCCGCGAAGACCGTGAAGGAGTTCGTCGCGCTCGCGCAGGCGAAGCCCGGCGGCTACCTGTTCGCCTCCTCCGGCAACGGCAGTGCGCCGCACGTGATGGCCGAACTGTTCAAGCTGCGCACGAAGACCGAGCTCGGCCATGTCCCGTACAAGGGCAGCGGGCCGGCCGTCGTCGACCTCGGGGCCGGCGCGGTGCAGGCGATGTTCGACGGGCTGCCGTCGCTGCTGCCCCAGATCAAGCTGGGTCGGATACGCGCGATCGCCGCGATGTCCGGCCAGCGATCCACCGTGATGCCGGAAATCCCGACGATGGCCGAGAGCGGCTATCCGGGCATCGAGGGCGGCCTGTGGTACGGCGTCTCGGGTCCGGCGAAGATCGATCCGGCAGTGGTCGAGGTGCTTGCCCGCGAAGTGATGCGGGCCGCCGCCTCGGCGGAGACGCGCGAGCGCTTCACCAGCGTCGGGGCGTTCTCCACGCCGCTCGGACCGAAGGAGTACACCGCCTTCATCGCGCGCGAGCTGGCGAAGTGGGGTGAGGTGATCCGCGCCTCCGGCGCACGCATCGATTGA
- a CDS encoding enoyl-CoA hydratase/isomerase family protein, producing the protein MTSASGTDAPIRTVLEGTTWQVVLNRPDCGNLVTSAMVELLHAAITSIPREAKLLVLCGAGADFCKGRDYAHAPEQGKEGRAPTAVAIRANMTAPITALYGAIHRVPVPTLALVQGVAQGFGTALAGSCDITVASDEATFRLPEMAGGLPPTLAMTALWPRAIAALPWLVYTGSRISASRAREVGLVDETVAPGSLAARGTEIANTIGAQPPEAIAAVKEYLLAAREAGPDARAALGASLFAGVLSSR; encoded by the coding sequence ATGACAAGCGCGAGCGGCACCGATGCACCCATCCGCACTGTCCTCGAAGGAACGACGTGGCAGGTCGTCCTGAATCGTCCCGACTGCGGCAACCTGGTCACCAGCGCGATGGTCGAGCTGCTGCACGCTGCCATCACGTCGATCCCGCGCGAGGCGAAGCTGCTGGTGCTGTGCGGTGCGGGCGCCGACTTCTGCAAGGGACGCGACTATGCGCACGCCCCGGAGCAGGGCAAGGAGGGCCGCGCGCCCACCGCCGTCGCGATCCGCGCGAACATGACGGCACCGATCACGGCACTGTACGGCGCGATCCATCGGGTACCGGTGCCGACCCTCGCGCTGGTGCAGGGTGTGGCGCAGGGCTTCGGCACCGCGCTGGCGGGCAGCTGCGACATCACGGTAGCCAGTGACGAGGCGACGTTCCGGTTGCCCGAGATGGCCGGCGGACTGCCACCGACGCTGGCGATGACCGCGCTCTGGCCACGCGCGATCGCCGCGCTGCCCTGGCTGGTCTATACCGGCAGCAGGATCAGCGCGTCACGGGCGCGTGAAGTTGGACTGGTCGACGAGACGGTCGCCCCCGGATCGCTGGCCGCGCGCGGCACCGAGATCGCGAACACCATCGGCGCGCAGCCGCCCGAGGCGATCGCGGCCGTCAAGGAATACCTGCTGGCCGCGCGCGAGGCCGGTCCCGATGCGCGCGCCGCGCTGGGAGCGAGCCTGTTCGCCGGGGTGCTTTCGTCGCGTTGA
- a CDS encoding NAD(P)-dependent oxidoreductase, which translates to MTTLIIGAGLVGAQVARILAERGERPLVMDSRPQREVLATLLDPSTIDLFEGDVLRPLSISAALARAKVDAIVHTAANPLLTLGAQRNPYAAIELNIMGLANVMEAARIHGIGRVVASSSSVLNRYQSGGEDGGDLSQEEAVPRPHTFYAATKQAVESIGLNYARSFGIAFAALRYCPVAGPWSGPGGGGPSGIFRAMVEAAVDGREAVIPGTAMEWVYSKDAALATVQAIHAPDLGSGVFNITMGRIYRPQELAAALEAAIPGTRTKIEAQPEGSTWSGGDWKPADISRAARHLGYLPQYPMARLLQDYAAWYRGVRG; encoded by the coding sequence ATGACCACACTGATCATCGGCGCCGGGCTGGTCGGCGCACAGGTGGCGAGGATCCTCGCCGAGCGCGGCGAGCGGCCGCTGGTGATGGATTCACGACCGCAGCGCGAGGTGCTGGCGACCCTCCTGGATCCGTCCACGATCGACCTGTTCGAGGGCGACGTGCTGCGCCCGCTGTCGATCAGCGCGGCGCTGGCGCGTGCAAAGGTCGACGCGATCGTGCATACCGCCGCCAACCCGCTGCTGACGCTCGGCGCACAACGCAATCCGTACGCCGCGATCGAGCTGAACATCATGGGGCTTGCCAACGTGATGGAAGCCGCACGCATCCATGGCATCGGCCGGGTGGTGGCGTCGAGTTCCAGCGTGCTCAACCGGTACCAGAGCGGCGGCGAGGATGGCGGCGACCTGTCGCAGGAAGAGGCGGTGCCGCGGCCGCATACGTTCTATGCGGCAACCAAGCAGGCGGTCGAGAGCATCGGCCTGAACTATGCGCGCAGCTTCGGCATCGCGTTCGCGGCGCTGCGCTACTGTCCGGTCGCCGGACCCTGGAGCGGCCCCGGCGGAGGCGGCCCGAGCGGCATCTTCCGTGCGATGGTCGAGGCCGCGGTCGACGGCCGCGAAGCGGTGATCCCGGGTACCGCGATGGAATGGGTGTATTCGAAGGATGCCGCGCTGGCGACGGTACAGGCGATCCATGCACCCGACCTCGGCAGCGGCGTCTTCAACATCACGATGGGGCGGATCTACCGTCCGCAGGAACTGGCGGCGGCACTGGAAGCGGCCATTCCCGGAACACGCACGAAGATCGAGGCGCAGCCGGAAGGATCGACCTGGAGCGGTGGCGACTGGAAGCCCGCGGATATCTCGCGCGCGGCAAGGCATCTCGGCTACCTGCCCCAGTACCCGATGGCGCGCCTGCTGCAGGATTACGCGGCGTGGTATCGAGGCGTGAGGGGCTAG
- a CDS encoding tripartite tricarboxylate transporter substrate binding protein, which translates to MSGCNRFDRLGFLLALLPALAATPAFAQDYPSRPIRYLVPFGAGSIGDITARTVGQKMSESMGQPIIIDNRPSAGLIVASVAAAKAEPDGYTILHTGNGAALTVSMFNSLPYDIVKDYAHVSTLGFFDMAVLGASDTRFGSLADALAHVRANPGKLDIGTLNIGSTQYLAVELFKTMAGIRAQTVPYKTSPAALAALRGGEVQLMFESVGAVIGQVRANAVKALAVTSSKRSPLLPGVPTVAESGVAGYHAASWASLVAPARTPGAIVDRLNREVTAALASPDVAKRLLDVGVEARGSTPRQAHDLMVSEIGKWREVIERAGIPKQ; encoded by the coding sequence ATGTCCGGATGCAACCGCTTCGACCGTCTGGGGTTCTTGCTCGCGTTGCTGCCGGCGCTCGCAGCCACGCCGGCCTTCGCGCAGGATTACCCGTCACGCCCGATCCGCTACCTCGTGCCCTTCGGTGCCGGCAGCATCGGTGACATCACCGCACGGACCGTCGGCCAGAAGATGTCCGAATCGATGGGCCAGCCGATCATCATCGACAACCGCCCCAGTGCCGGCCTCATCGTCGCGTCTGTGGCCGCCGCGAAGGCAGAGCCGGATGGATACACGATCCTGCACACGGGCAATGGCGCGGCACTGACGGTGTCGATGTTCAACAGCCTGCCGTACGACATCGTGAAGGACTATGCGCATGTCTCGACGCTGGGCTTCTTCGACATGGCGGTGCTCGGCGCGTCCGACACGCGTTTCGGATCGCTCGCCGATGCGCTCGCGCATGTGCGAGCCAATCCCGGCAAGCTCGACATCGGCACGCTGAACATCGGCAGCACGCAGTACCTCGCGGTCGAGTTGTTCAAGACGATGGCCGGCATCCGTGCACAGACGGTGCCCTACAAGACCTCGCCCGCCGCGCTGGCGGCGCTGCGCGGCGGCGAAGTGCAGCTGATGTTCGAAAGCGTCGGCGCGGTGATCGGGCAGGTGCGTGCGAACGCCGTCAAGGCGCTGGCGGTCACGTCGAGCAAGCGCTCGCCGCTGTTGCCCGGCGTGCCGACCGTCGCCGAGAGCGGCGTCGCCGGCTACCACGCAGCGTCATGGGCATCACTGGTCGCGCCGGCTCGTACGCCGGGCGCGATCGTCGATCGCCTGAACCGCGAAGTCACTGCCGCCCTCGCATCGCCTGACGTCGCGAAACGCCTGCTCGACGTCGGCGTCGAGGCGCGCGGCAGCACGCCCCGCCAGGCCCATGACCTGATGGTGTCCGAGATCGGGAAGTGGCGCGAAGTGATCGAGCGCGCCGGCATCCCGAAGCAGTAG
- a CDS encoding CocE/NonD family hydrolase produces MTDKNANHSQPKDYPLIVEKDVQIPLRDGSVLYADVFRPDGGAETFPGIMNIGPYQKDKLWRPPADLEEAPNPYMNWETANPMWWCPRGYALIRVDSRGSGKSPGMSEPSSYQEAVDAYDVVEWIAKQPWCNGKVGTNGVSYHAAFQWRLAGLQPPSLKAIIPWEGRADQYRDQAYHGGLFAMGFIMSWHTTNMAHQLLGKPRSYNPDAFNNNMLWHYMRNDLDSGFWRMNSARWELIEVPVYSVGNWSGYSMHLRGNTEAWLCAASRHKKLRIHSGTHFHPFHSEEGRMDQLRFMDYWLKDIDTGIMDEPPVKLQIRTGGAAEPYAFRFEDEWPIARTQWTRFHLDIDEAGGEVDGILNPTPPAQERSVTYGASGSTKAGVSSSSTALMLASKDKLGTSFWTPPMQEDTEVTGPIVLNLWISSTSEDADIVVTLRNIGPDGEDVWEVGQQGQAVPLTKGCLRASHRKLDPKKSLPYRPYHAHDERQWLEPGVPVECQVEVWATCMVFRKGHRIRVDIQPRDGIGSNFYGHYHADYNLGAENTIYSGGDRQSYLLLPLIPPKA; encoded by the coding sequence ATGACCGACAAGAACGCCAACCACTCGCAGCCGAAGGACTACCCGCTGATCGTCGAGAAGGACGTGCAGATCCCGCTGCGCGACGGCAGCGTGCTGTACGCCGACGTGTTCCGTCCCGACGGCGGCGCGGAGACCTTCCCCGGCATCATGAACATCGGCCCGTACCAGAAGGACAAGCTGTGGCGGCCGCCGGCAGACCTCGAGGAGGCGCCGAACCCGTACATGAACTGGGAGACCGCCAACCCGATGTGGTGGTGCCCACGCGGCTATGCGCTGATCCGCGTCGATTCGCGCGGCTCGGGCAAGTCGCCCGGCATGTCCGAGCCCAGCTCGTACCAGGAAGCGGTCGACGCCTACGACGTCGTCGAATGGATCGCGAAACAGCCCTGGTGCAACGGCAAGGTCGGCACCAACGGGGTGTCCTACCATGCTGCGTTCCAGTGGCGGCTGGCCGGTCTGCAGCCGCCGTCGCTGAAGGCGATCATTCCGTGGGAGGGGCGCGCCGACCAGTACCGCGACCAGGCCTACCACGGCGGCCTGTTCGCGATGGGCTTCATCATGTCCTGGCACACCACGAACATGGCGCACCAGCTGCTGGGCAAGCCGCGCAGCTACAACCCGGACGCCTTCAACAACAACATGCTCTGGCACTACATGCGCAACGACCTCGACTCCGGGTTCTGGCGCATGAACAGCGCGCGCTGGGAACTGATCGAGGTGCCGGTCTACAGCGTCGGCAACTGGAGCGGATACAGCATGCACCTGCGCGGCAACACCGAGGCCTGGCTGTGCGCCGCCTCCAGGCACAAGAAGCTGCGCATCCACAGCGGCACCCACTTCCATCCCTTCCACTCGGAGGAAGGGCGCATGGACCAGCTGCGCTTCATGGACTACTGGCTGAAGGACATCGACACCGGCATCATGGATGAGCCGCCGGTCAAGCTGCAGATCCGCACCGGTGGTGCTGCCGAGCCCTACGCGTTCCGCTTCGAGGACGAATGGCCGATCGCGCGCACGCAGTGGACGCGCTTCCACCTCGACATCGACGAGGCCGGTGGCGAGGTCGACGGCATCCTGAACCCCACGCCGCCAGCGCAGGAACGCAGCGTGACCTACGGCGCGAGCGGCTCGACCAAGGCCGGCGTCTCCTCGTCGTCGACCGCGCTGATGCTGGCGAGCAAGGACAAGCTGGGTACTTCGTTCTGGACCCCGCCGATGCAGGAAGACACCGAGGTCACCGGGCCGATCGTGCTCAACTTGTGGATCTCCAGCACGTCCGAGGACGCGGACATCGTGGTCACGCTGCGCAACATCGGTCCTGATGGCGAAGACGTCTGGGAAGTCGGCCAGCAGGGACAGGCGGTACCGTTGACCAAGGGTTGCCTGCGTGCCTCGCATCGCAAGCTCGATCCGAAGAAGTCGCTGCCATACCGGCCTTACCACGCCCATGATGAACGGCAGTGGCTCGAGCCCGGGGTGCCGGTCGAATGCCAGGTCGAGGTCTGGGCCACCTGCATGGTGTTCCGCAAGGGCCACCGCATCCGCGTCGACATCCAGCCGCGCGACGGCATCGGCAGCAACTTCTACGGCCACTACCACGCGGATTACAACCTCGGTGCCGAGAACACCATCTACTCTGGCGGTGATCGGCAGTCGTACCTGCTGCTGCCGCTGATACCGCCCAAGGCCTAG
- a CDS encoding tripartite tricarboxylate transporter substrate binding protein, which yields MAGKVSVAVVRALASVALAAGASLGAPPGDALAAEAWPSRPVRVVVPFTPGASNDIIGRLIGQKLSDDWGQAVLVDNRPGAGGALGAALVAKGTPDGYTLLVTNPGPTVNHVVLSAKPQFTMAELAPVIFIGYSPLIIVANPSFPPRNARELVEHAKANPGKINWGSAGNNSNLHTALEVFKAATGIQATHVPYKGTGPSLADIAGGQIQLMFTTWVSAESLVKAGRLRVLSTAGAKRMASLPNVPTFQEQGIKGADAIVWFGLDAPGKTPRAIVERINADVDKVLAMPDVRARFDTLGIEIEGGPPARYAELLKSEVARLARLVKAGALQVD from the coding sequence ATGGCGGGAAAGGTTTCGGTGGCGGTAGTGCGTGCGCTCGCATCGGTGGCGCTGGCGGCAGGGGCTTCGCTTGGCGCCCCTCCGGGCGATGCCCTGGCGGCGGAGGCCTGGCCGTCGCGCCCGGTCCGGGTAGTGGTTCCATTCACCCCCGGCGCCTCGAACGACATCATCGGACGGCTGATCGGCCAGAAGCTGTCCGACGACTGGGGGCAGGCGGTGCTGGTCGACAACCGGCCCGGTGCGGGCGGTGCACTCGGCGCGGCGCTGGTCGCGAAGGGCACGCCGGACGGCTACACGCTGCTGGTGACAAACCCGGGGCCCACGGTCAACCATGTGGTGCTCAGCGCGAAACCCCAGTTCACGATGGCGGAACTGGCCCCTGTGATCTTCATCGGCTATTCGCCGCTGATCATCGTCGCCAACCCGTCGTTCCCGCCGCGCAATGCGCGCGAGCTGGTCGAGCATGCGAAGGCCAATCCGGGCAAGATCAACTGGGGCTCGGCCGGCAACAACAGCAACCTGCATACCGCGCTCGAGGTGTTCAAGGCGGCCACCGGCATCCAGGCCACCCATGTGCCGTACAAGGGGACCGGTCCATCGCTCGCGGACATCGCCGGCGGGCAGATCCAGCTGATGTTCACCACCTGGGTGTCGGCGGAGTCGCTGGTCAAGGCCGGGCGGCTGCGCGTGCTGTCGACGGCTGGCGCGAAGCGCATGGCCTCGCTGCCGAACGTGCCGACCTTCCAGGAGCAGGGCATCAAGGGCGCGGACGCGATCGTCTGGTTCGGCCTGGATGCCCCGGGAAAGACGCCGCGCGCGATCGTCGAGCGTATCAACGCCGATGTCGACAAGGTGCTGGCGATGCCCGACGTGCGCGCCCGCTTCGACACGCTCGGCATCGAGATCGAGGGCGGGCCGCCGGCGCGCTATGCGGAACTGCTGAAATCGGAAGTGGCACGCCTGGCGCGGCTGGTGAAGGCCGGCGCGCTGCAGGTCGACTGA